GAATTCTCTCTATAACTTCTTTACCTCTTTCACCTGTTTGGCCAGCAAGACCAGGCTGGCTTGCGTTCTCAAGCTCCTCAGAGCGTACCATTGCCTTTATTATGGAGTATACTTGCTTGCTATTTCTTACATGATTTATGATTCCTGGATTCAGCCCAGATAATAGGCCACTAGGAGCAGCAACCTTTGTGAACTTAGTCTGTTCATTCTGGGTAGAAGTGCTTCTCTTGAGCTCATCATCCCTTTTCCGCTTGGGCGGTCGACCACGTGGCTTAGGTACCACTGCAGTTCCATGGGTTGAAGAAAGGAACCCATTCTGCTTCATTTCTCTCCACTTTCTATGTGACTCACTTTCTCCTGCAGCACCAGTTGTACTACCGCattctgatggatcactaacTTTCGACTGACCCAGCTTCTTGTAAGGAAAGAACGGATTTAGCTCTGCTGCATCAGAAGAACCCACTCTATTAAGATCCAACCCAAGGGGTGCATCGCGCATCCTATTTTCACCGCGTTTTGCATCAGGCTTAGGTTGAAGGTCTGTCCGGATGTTCTctttgccacgtgccaaaggattGGCATCATGCAAACTTCCCGCCAGCACTGCATCCGGAGCACGGCCCAAGGTCAGGCAAGCAGGTTCTAACTGCAGAAGTGCACCAGTCCGAGGCAATGAAGGGACCCCATATGCACATTTTGTGGCGCCTTCAGCAGAAAATTGTGGTATATCCTTCTTATTACATGGATGTACAGATCCCTGTGCTTTATCTGAAGATTCCAAAATCCCCACCCTCGGATCTGCATGGTAGAAGCAACAAACATGAGCAAATCAATTGTGAACATAAATGCTCTCTAAATTTACATGATAGAAGCAATGTGCATATGTTGTCACCAAAAGGTGCTAAGCTCATTCTGCCCCATTGTTCCTCAACAGAAGCAATGTAAAGAATATGATGAGCCACAACCCTACAACGACAAGTGCTAGATGTTCCATTGTAGCCACATACATAGATCCTCTGCCAAACATTAGTGCACCATCTCAAATCTCTGTTCTATCAATAATTAATTGAAGGACTTCCTATTAAGGTTTCAAGAATGACAGCAACCCGAGAATTCACAATTCTTTTTTAGCAAGTCAGATTAAATTGCTAACAGGAATGCGCTACGGGTGCCATCGCCAGCAAGTTCCACGCATCTAAGCTAAGAAGGGTTGCTATTCACAAGCGCAAAAATTAGCTGCCAATTGTTTTGTTCCTGAACAGAGTAGAACAAAAGAAGTGTGTCTAGCCATTAGATCTGTTGCGAGACACTTTACTACATACACTGTGCCATCTCGAATTTCAGTCCTACTGGTGACTTCAAGACTGCTGGCTAAGGATTCGAGAACGAGGACAACGCAGAGACAGAACCGAAGCTATGTGTGCAGCTCGCGCCGCGTTAGAGTAGACTAGAAGCACGGGAGGAGCACAGATCGAGGCCACCGAGGAGGCGAGGACCCACCTCCCAATTGGGCCGCCGGAGCCGCACCGCACGCctccgcagcgccgccgcccccgctccCGGCCGCCCTCCTGGACAATTCCTGCAAAGAGCGCGCATCACGAGGTCAGCACCACAGTCCAAACACGAGAAGCAGAAGCCGAGAGGGACACGGCCCAAACCCACCTCggccgtcggcggcggcggcgcgcccGATCCGGCGGGATCCGTCGGGGCCGAGCGCGGGCCCGCAGGGTCCATGGGAGGGCCGGGGAGCGCGGAGCGGGGGAGGAGGGATCTGGGCCCTAGGGTTTCGGGGGCGGGGGAGCGGCGGACGGGAGCGGgcggtgggggggaggggggagggggagacGCGAAGCTCTGCGTGATTTTTGAAATGGATGGGAGACGTGCTTCGTCGCGTGTGGGTGGGGGTGGGTAGGGAGGGGCGAGGGTTTTATGGGTGCGGGTTTTTTTGAATTCGGGCGGAGGTGGGCGCGGTTCCGATGGCGCATGTGGCGTGGTGTGTGGGGAAGGGAACCGGCGAATGAATGAATATCCGGGCTAGCCTCGCttttgattttgaattttgaatcgcAGGCAGGAGGGGGGAGCGCGGCGTGCCCTGTCCGGCGGCCCGTGCCCACCGATGGGGTTTGAATTTCTCTCTCTCCGGGGGTGGGCAGCTCTCGTGGGATTTGAATTTCGGGAACTGGAGACTGGATACGGGTTCTTGGTGGTGTATATGGGTCGGGGCGGCTCGCCGCCGTGGTGATGGGCTGAGGTGCAGATAGCACTGTCTTGATTGCGTGTTTAATGCTTTCATTGCACTCCGCTAATTGCATtctcaaaagaaaagaaaactccACCGATTGCCTTTTAAATTTAAACCCTCTCGCCTTAAAATCGTGATGAATTGCTTTTTTTTAGGGGTCGTGGTGAATTGCTAAACTTACTTCTCGCTCTCTTTGTTTTTCTTAGCACACAAACGCTTATGCATACGTACATGCATTTACCCTTGTGAACGCACGCGCGCACGCACGCCCTGcctctatgagcacctccgagaccGGGCCGGCACATtatcttgagattgacgaagtcgCCGCACATGCCTTCGTTGTCGACAGGAACGTCTCCTCCAAGTGAACGCATACCACCGTCCTCCTGACCAGCCAACCATACGTTGGTTGGATCTCGCTCCCTTTGTTGACCATCTTGTTAGGACTCCACACCGGTATTCTGTAAAAAAAATGTTGTTGACACGTCGGTTTTAAATCTAACAAGATCGTGCCAATGTACGCGATCTAAATCATGGAACTCGTGAAAGGAGTTCTAAATTCAGTGGAGTTATGTTGGGGAGAGTTATAATTATAATAGATGAAAAGGGTGTGCATTGCACATGGATGTTTCGCTAGTGTTTGAGATACGAGGTTTGGTGTCGCGATGATTTCTACTCTTTCGTCGATCTACACCATGACTCTTCTTCTCCCATGTTCGTGTCGTGCATAGCTGAGATAGTAGTGGAGGTCACTTCCTTGTTGTAGATAGTACATTTAGGATTAGCTCGTAGGGTATGCTTTAGGACCGTCTGGCGTCATGTCGTATTGTAGCTTCTCATTGACGGTCGTGAGCCGCGTTTGATGTCTGCTTCCCTCGATTGTCTTCCATGGTGGAAGGTAGTTGTCAAGAGGTAGACCACGCAGGAGCG
The sequence above is a segment of the Aegilops tauschii subsp. strangulata cultivar AL8/78 chromosome 6, Aet v6.0, whole genome shotgun sequence genome. Coding sequences within it:
- the LOC109768795 gene encoding uncharacterized protein; protein product: MDPAGPRSAPTDPAGSGAPPPPTAEELSRRAAGSGGGGAAEACGAAPAAQLGDPRVGILESSDKAQGSVHPCNKKDIPQFSAEGATKCAYGVPSLPRTGALLQLEPACLTLGRAPDAVLAGSLHDANPLARGKENIRTDLQPKPDAKRGENRMRDAPLGLDLNRVGSSDAAELNPFFPYKKLGQSKVSDPSECGSTTGAAGESESHRKWREMKQNGFLSSTHGTAVVPKPRGRPPKRKRDDELKRSTSTQNEQTKFTKVAAPSGLLSGLNPGIINHVRNSKQVYSIIKAMVRSEELENASQPGLAGQTGERGKEVIERIQDQKYGDSLMKCHFMMEGNNAMFQHGLPTASRFLAEDGDNLKLQLSSTVTMASDRTCSTLDHESQHDYMTVLSVKAASVASQWLELLQQDIRGRLAALKRSRKRVRNALQTELPHLISTEFSSSQENEPSIAHSSEAGPTGKTASEEHVARWRSLFLQMERTLQEEGRHLEIRLKEVQGMLQNCDKGLKQVTCEAPLLGPMAELWKLKNPEISESEWAVQAAAASIYSTCNLVMKTENVSCF